One Scylla paramamosain isolate STU-SP2022 chromosome 5, ASM3559412v1, whole genome shotgun sequence genomic region harbors:
- the LOC135100665 gene encoding uncharacterized protein LOC135100665: MDDEGYPLLPPGAMLQPAEDQADSIDQEYGEATGRRVVVLRKSQPNTRPSWAEYSFARSRLLYGSLHRRPVAQRIPSIPRNITLHHELPRVPPLWSQELPCLDCLCVPPRINPEGTDPGKAVSKVPFRVPQAHPKAKPKEKEVTISIWREFCRGPLVYEDASTSWNDVKDTCLLWPHLQALFGSNDLMVPLFCVCLVRVVLLMLKVFVPWIGLQLSYFHLLYVHIKIHMTGEKRGVQPVFVGPASQGPIIYSIRHLWCPYCRYNKQCKIYSSYFDKLLRERQSMAMT; encoded by the coding sequence ATGGACGACGAAGGCTACCCTCTACTGCCGCCAGGAGCAATGCTGCAGCCTGCCGAGGATCAGGCAGATTCCATCGATCAAGAGTACGGGGAGGCGACGGGCCGCAGGGTTGTTGTCCTTAGGAAGAGTCAGCCCAACACTAGACCATCGTGGGCCGAGTACTCGTTTGCTCGCTCCCGTCTGCTGTACGGTTCCCTCCACCGCAGACCCGTGGCACAGCGCATACCCAGCATACCTCGGAACATCACACTTCACCATGAACTTCCCCGAGTGCCGCCTCTCTGGAGCCAAGAGCTGCCCTGTCTTGATTGCCTGTGCGTGCCGCCGCGCATCAACCCAGAAGGAACAGATCCAGGGAAGGCTGTATCTAAGGTACCCTTCAGAGTGCCACAGGCTCATCCCAAGGCAAAGCCCAAGGAGAAGGAAGTCACAATCAGTATATGGAGAGAGTTTTGCCGAGGACCGCTGGTGTACGAGGATGCCAGCACTTCTTGGAACGACGTGAAGGACACGTGCCTGCTGTGGCCACACCTGCAGGCACTATTTGGAAGCAATGATCTGATGGTGCCGCTGTTCTGCGTGTGTCTGGTGCGGGTCGTGCTGCTCATGCTGAAGGTGTTCGTACCTTGGATCGGCCTTCAGCTGTCCTACTTCCACCTGTTGTACGTCCACATCAAGATCCACATGACTGGGGAGAAGAGAGGCGTGCAGCCCGTGTTTGTGGGCCCGGCCAGCCAGGGCCCGATCATCTACAGCATCAGGCACCTGTGGTGTCCCTACTGCAGGTACAACAAACAGTGCAAGATTTATTCAAGCTATTTTGACAAATTATTGCGGGAAAGACAGAGCATGGCCATGACATAG